In a single window of the Paenibacillus sp. MMS20-IR301 genome:
- a CDS encoding M14 family zinc carboxypeptidase — translation MQQYIARRGDTVSRIAARHGLTPEHVIQGNPWAGSQPYLYPGQLLFLPSAPRKRYAVQDGDDADSIAAMFGVGTDELERLNPGVSPGRSCIPGKVLVIPAPSRREEICLRGEYGPADIEADTARLTAKYPFLSAETIGESVLGKPLTLLKLGSGPRILHVNAALHANEWLTAPALMRFIGEYASAFAAGREWHGHRAADWHRDWTLLAVPMANPDGVELVQEGVLPDHPYYDKLMQWNCGRHSFRHWKANIRGVDLGDQFPAHWEEERDRRQVQGPAPRDYGGSAPLCEPEAAALASLAERLPGDAAVSLHSQGAEIYWNYRGYEPPESKRWAAGLAAASGYKAVELTGSDAGYKDWFIQRFRKPGFTVELGTGKNPLPAADFEDMALETGLILGAILSNLS, via the coding sequence ATGCAGCAATATATTGCCCGCAGGGGAGACACGGTAAGCCGTATAGCCGCTAGACACGGATTGACACCGGAGCATGTCATACAAGGAAATCCATGGGCTGGGAGCCAGCCTTATCTATATCCGGGACAGCTGCTGTTTCTGCCGTCTGCCCCGCGCAAGCGCTACGCGGTGCAGGATGGGGATGACGCAGACAGTATTGCGGCGATGTTCGGTGTCGGGACGGATGAGCTGGAGCGGCTGAATCCGGGTGTAAGCCCGGGGCGCAGCTGCATCCCGGGCAAGGTGCTGGTCATTCCGGCTCCCTCCCGGCGGGAGGAGATTTGCCTGCGCGGAGAATACGGGCCGGCTGATATTGAGGCAGATACCGCCAGGCTGACGGCCAAATACCCGTTTCTCAGCGCTGAAACGATTGGCGAGAGCGTTCTCGGCAAGCCGCTCACGCTGCTGAAGCTTGGCAGCGGTCCCCGCATCCTGCATGTGAATGCTGCGCTGCATGCCAATGAGTGGCTGACCGCACCGGCACTGATGCGGTTCATCGGGGAATATGCGTCAGCCTTCGCCGCAGGCCGGGAGTGGCACGGCCACCGGGCGGCGGACTGGCACCGTGACTGGACGCTGCTCGCGGTGCCGATGGCGAATCCCGACGGCGTGGAGCTGGTGCAGGAGGGCGTGCTGCCGGACCACCCTTATTATGACAAGCTGATGCAGTGGAACTGCGGCAGGCACAGCTTCCGCCACTGGAAGGCGAATATCCGCGGTGTCGATCTCGGCGATCAGTTCCCCGCCCACTGGGAGGAGGAGCGCGACCGGCGCCAGGTGCAAGGCCCGGCGCCGCGCGACTATGGCGGCAGTGCGCCGCTCTGTGAGCCGGAAGCGGCGGCGCTGGCTTCGCTGGCAGAGCGGCTGCCGGGCGACGCTGCCGTATCCCTGCACAGCCAGGGGGCAGAGATTTACTGGAACTACCGGGGCTATGAGCCGCCGGAGAGCAAGCGCTGGGCCGCCGGGCTCGCCGCGGCGAGCGGCTACAAGGCAGTTGAGCTGACCGGCAGCGACGCCGGCTACAAGGACTGGTTCATCCAGCGGTTCCGCAAGCCGGGCTTCACGGTGGAGCTGGGAACCGGCAAGAATCCGCTGCCTGCAGCGGATTTCGAGGATATGGCGCTGGAGACCGGACTGATTCTCGGAGCGATCCTCTCGAACTTGAGCTGA
- the racE gene encoding glutamate racemase: MQQAIAMLDSGVGGLTVVKEVMRQLPREKIIFFGDTARAPYGPRSAEEVKLFTEQIVDYLIQFNPKMIVIACNTATAAALDYISAKVNIPVIGVIHPGARAAISASKTGQVGVIGTVGTIKSGAYTAALKQLSPFVQVVSQACPALVPFVEQGLFRSEESHLAVAESLNGMKYEPIDTLILGCTHYPFLVEPIGKVMGPGVKLISSADETAREISTILYDKGQLASGDESPIHQFFCSGDAEMFQRIARDWLGEQISRTPVVWQVSSM, from the coding sequence GTGCAGCAAGCAATAGCTATGTTAGACTCAGGTGTGGGAGGATTGACCGTTGTCAAGGAAGTGATGCGCCAGCTTCCAAGGGAGAAAATCATCTTTTTTGGCGATACGGCAAGAGCCCCGTACGGACCCCGTTCGGCTGAGGAAGTGAAATTGTTCACTGAACAAATCGTGGACTACTTAATTCAATTTAATCCCAAAATGATCGTTATTGCCTGTAATACAGCAACAGCAGCAGCTCTTGATTATATCTCCGCCAAGGTAAATATACCTGTGATCGGAGTGATTCACCCCGGCGCCCGCGCAGCCATCAGCGCTTCGAAGACAGGCCAGGTCGGAGTGATCGGTACGGTCGGTACGATAAAAAGCGGTGCATACACCGCTGCGCTGAAGCAGCTGTCCCCGTTTGTTCAGGTGGTCAGCCAGGCGTGCCCGGCGCTTGTCCCGTTTGTGGAACAAGGACTGTTCCGCTCGGAGGAGAGCCATCTGGCAGTAGCGGAGTCGCTGAACGGTATGAAATACGAGCCGATCGACACGCTGATACTCGGCTGTACCCATTATCCGTTCCTGGTGGAACCGATCGGGAAAGTAATGGGACCGGGAGTCAAGCTGATCAGCTCGGCAGATGAGACCGCACGGGAGATCAGCACGATCCTGTATGACAAAGGACAATTGGCGTCCGGTGACGAAAGCCCGATCCACCAGTTCTTCTGCAGCGGGGATGCGGAGATGTTCCAGCGGATCGCCCGGGACTGGCTCGGTGAGCAGATCAGCCGGACTCCTGTGGTGTGGCAAGTCTCTTCGATGTAA
- a CDS encoding YtxH domain-containing protein has translation MMKKDNKSLLWGVIAGSVIGTVTALLFAPKPGKELRKDIAEGTVEAVDKVQEIAAQAGEKGSELYGKAKDAVVTVVSEVKEWTKSATEGVEEAEAGAVTVSGIAADEAVEAVEDTVDTEAVSEEDAVAQVLEDGAEAQAEPDTEAAAVVDEETAPDKDGELS, from the coding sequence ATGATGAAAAAGGATAACAAAAGCTTGCTCTGGGGTGTAATTGCCGGCAGTGTGATCGGTACAGTCACAGCACTGCTGTTCGCTCCAAAACCGGGTAAGGAGCTGCGCAAGGACATCGCTGAAGGTACGGTTGAGGCAGTGGATAAGGTTCAGGAAATCGCTGCCCAGGCCGGCGAGAAGGGCAGTGAATTATACGGCAAGGCCAAGGATGCGGTAGTCACTGTCGTCAGCGAAGTCAAAGAATGGACCAAATCAGCCACAGAAGGTGTGGAAGAAGCAGAAGCCGGGGCGGTAACAGTGAGCGGGATAGCAGCGGATGAAGCTGTGGAAGCCGTAGAAGATACCGTAGATACAGAAGCAGTATCGGAAGAGGATGCTGTTGCTCAGGTTCTGGAAGACGGGGCGGAAGCTCAGGCTGAACCGGATACGGAAGCTGCAGCGGTTGTGGATGAAGAGACGGCCCCTGATAAGGACGGAGAGCTTTCCTAA
- a CDS encoding metalloregulator ArsR/SmtB family transcription factor, whose translation MAKKIQEGGSTRRNIMMLLKMKGPLTIGALAEELGITEMGIRRHVLQLEQESLAKTKVVRQAMGRPMHVYSLTERAEDHFPKSYHNLALELLRELDHGSGQEAVNVLFEGRKRRMLAQYSPMMQGRGLEERVAELSSIQNAGGYMAEWSKEEDGSYVMREFNCPIRQVASQYRRACQCEHQLFEELLDAKVVRSECMAEGGQSCRYAITPKKREKTSENLS comes from the coding sequence ATGGCGAAAAAGATTCAGGAAGGCGGTTCGACAAGACGTAATATTATGATGCTGCTGAAAATGAAGGGGCCGCTGACCATCGGCGCCCTGGCGGAAGAGCTGGGAATTACAGAAATGGGCATCAGGCGTCATGTGCTCCAGCTGGAGCAGGAATCGCTGGCCAAGACCAAGGTAGTCCGCCAGGCCATGGGACGTCCTATGCATGTATACTCGCTCACGGAACGTGCGGAAGATCATTTTCCCAAAAGCTATCATAATCTGGCGCTGGAGCTGCTGCGGGAGCTGGACCATGGAAGCGGGCAGGAAGCTGTCAATGTGTTGTTTGAAGGCCGTAAGCGGCGTATGCTCGCCCAGTACAGCCCGATGATGCAGGGCCGCGGTCTGGAGGAGCGTGTCGCCGAGCTGTCATCCATTCAGAATGCCGGGGGCTATATGGCGGAATGGAGCAAGGAGGAGGACGGTTCATATGTGATGCGGGAATTTAACTGTCCAATCCGTCAGGTGGCTTCCCAGTACCGCAGGGCTTGCCAGTGCGAGCACCAGCTATTCGAGGAGCTGCTGGACGCCAAGGTCGTCCGCAGTGAATGCATGGCCGAGGGCGGTCAAAGCTGCCGGTATGCCATCACCCCGAAGAAACGGGAGAAAACTTCCGAAAACTTGAGCTGA
- a CDS encoding HepT-like ribonuclease domain-containing protein, with amino-acid sequence MYYVNRKQIETILEQIPELNLGLRHAASSWDGSTLLGLIQERCLHLAIEVVTDVGSCLIDGFIMRDAGSYEDIITIIHEERVLGDSGIYADLTSLVALRKPLVQDYYAWDRGTLHPLTIGLPGIMERFASEVRSYLDQELGSEVKS; translated from the coding sequence GTGTATTATGTCAACCGGAAGCAAATTGAAACAATACTTGAGCAGATTCCTGAGCTTAATCTCGGTCTGCGGCACGCAGCTTCTTCCTGGGACGGCAGTACGCTGCTCGGTCTGATTCAGGAACGCTGCCTGCATTTGGCGATTGAAGTGGTAACGGATGTGGGCAGCTGCCTGATCGACGGGTTCATTATGCGCGACGCCGGAAGCTATGAAGATATTATTACCATTATTCATGAGGAACGGGTGCTTGGGGACAGCGGAATCTACGCTGATTTGACCTCTCTGGTCGCACTGCGGAAGCCGCTGGTTCAGGATTATTATGCCTGGGACCGGGGGACGCTGCATCCGCTGACAATAGGGCTGCCCGGAATTATGGAACGGTTCGCCTCTGAGGTACGCTCTTACCTGGACCAGGAGCTTGGAAGTGAAGTGAAGAGCTAG
- a CDS encoding Dabb family protein, producing the protein MIKHIVFFKLKDRSPEKVAETVAVLRNMEGKIPQLISIEVGADLIHSERSFDIALVTVVASLEDLQAYQVHPAHKEVIVHINEVKEVSIAVDYEI; encoded by the coding sequence ATGATCAAGCATATCGTATTCTTCAAATTAAAGGACCGGTCTCCGGAGAAAGTGGCTGAGACGGTTGCTGTCCTGCGGAACATGGAAGGCAAGATTCCGCAGCTCATTTCCATTGAGGTTGGCGCAGATCTGATTCATTCAGAGCGTTCGTTTGATATTGCCCTGGTTACAGTGGTGGCTTCGCTCGAAGATTTACAGGCTTACCAGGTTCATCCGGCCCACAAGGAAGTTATCGTTCATATTAATGAGGTCAAAGAAGTTTCCATAGCGGTAGACTACGAAATCTGA
- a CDS encoding helix-turn-helix transcriptional regulator, whose protein sequence is MPKNQQEPHKIQAWSLINRKYLGQGVRVKRFRRPKRSQIRNRVLLAILMAKDMKLSRLAEELSVSSRSVSAWVYEGRIPSRTNLDKVCRLLGYPSHILFNEALLRQSPIVCQPTPSRFMKRTLAHSQQSNAILTGLCMVYDFSVTDVSIWIGVHPGTFRKWLHQCHLPTMALQEKAENFFRIPRHILFADCELH, encoded by the coding sequence ATGCCTAAGAATCAGCAGGAACCACACAAAATACAGGCCTGGTCTCTGATCAACCGCAAATATCTTGGACAAGGCGTACGGGTCAAAAGATTCCGCCGGCCAAAACGCAGCCAGATCCGCAACCGCGTTCTGCTGGCCATCCTGATGGCCAAGGACATGAAGCTCTCCCGGCTTGCAGAAGAGCTATCCGTTTCCTCGCGCAGCGTAAGTGCATGGGTGTATGAAGGCCGCATTCCTTCCAGAACCAATCTGGATAAGGTCTGCCGTCTGCTCGGCTATCCCTCCCATATCTTGTTCAATGAAGCTCTTCTGCGGCAGAGTCCGATTGTATGCCAGCCGACCCCGTCACGTTTCATGAAAAGAACACTCGCCCATTCACAGCAAAGCAACGCTATTCTGACCGGACTCTGTATGGTTTACGATTTCTCGGTGACCGATGTCAGCATCTGGATCGGTGTCCATCCCGGCACTTTCCGCAAGTGGCTGCATCAGTGTCACCTGCCCACTATGGCCCTGCAGGAAAAAGCCGAGAACTTCTTCCGGATTCCGCGCCATATTCTGTTCGCCGACTGCGAGCTTCACTGA
- a CDS encoding class I SAM-dependent methyltransferase, producing MSKYWNRRFAGEGMIWGSEPSPSAAWAKSHFLDAGVRSVLVPGAGYGRNTKVFHPECEVYGIELSESALKLAAEWDSGTAFIAGSALEPQLEHQVDAVYCYDVLHLFLAADRARLIEASLRQVRPGGLLYFTSFSDEDPHNGCGEMLEPGTYEYKKDKYAHFFSEADLRTHFAGMTVVETGSFTESLQSPQGGSHEYILRFILVRNGA from the coding sequence TTGTCCAAATATTGGAACCGGCGTTTTGCCGGAGAGGGTATGATATGGGGCAGTGAGCCAAGTCCTTCAGCAGCGTGGGCGAAGTCGCACTTCCTAGATGCCGGAGTCCGGTCGGTGCTGGTCCCTGGAGCCGGTTATGGACGCAATACGAAAGTATTCCACCCGGAATGTGAAGTGTACGGCATTGAGCTGAGCGAATCAGCCCTGAAGCTGGCGGCAGAATGGGACAGCGGAACGGCCTTCATTGCCGGTTCAGCGCTGGAGCCCCAGCTTGAGCATCAGGTGGATGCCGTGTACTGCTATGATGTGCTGCATCTGTTTCTGGCCGCTGACCGGGCAAGGCTGATCGAGGCGAGTCTCAGGCAGGTGCGGCCGGGAGGGCTGCTCTACTTCACCAGCTTTTCTGATGAAGATCCACATAATGGCTGCGGAGAGATGCTGGAGCCGGGCACCTACGAATATAAGAAGGATAAATATGCCCATTTTTTCAGTGAGGCCGATTTGAGAACCCATTTCGCCGGTATGACGGTTGTGGAGACCGGTTCGTTTACCGAGTCACTGCAGAGCCCGCAGGGCGGAAGCCATGAATACATACTAAGATTTATCCTGGTCCGCAACGGCGCATGA
- a CDS encoding DUF6157 family protein: MSYTDTFIRVAEDCPAETGTTPVSERPALPAHVIQYQLLSGSPYRYNHEELLYQVHVRHKAIPEAEWESRREEIWAGLFAKNHPCLRASMLPKRYGWGIHYDAEGRIALYAKESPEYDYYTSSSEAGVKLLSAMRSKRR, translated from the coding sequence ATGAGCTATACCGACACGTTTATCCGGGTTGCTGAGGATTGTCCGGCCGAGACAGGCACAACTCCGGTATCTGAACGTCCTGCACTGCCTGCCCATGTCATTCAGTATCAGCTCTTATCCGGCTCACCGTACCGGTATAATCATGAAGAGCTGCTGTATCAGGTGCATGTGCGCCACAAAGCTATTCCTGAAGCGGAATGGGAATCCCGCCGGGAGGAGATTTGGGCCGGGCTGTTCGCGAAGAACCATCCGTGCCTGCGGGCCTCCATGCTGCCCAAGAGGTACGGCTGGGGCATCCATTACGATGCGGAAGGAAGGATTGCCCTGTATGCCAAAGAGTCGCCGGAGTATGATTATTATACATCCAGCAGCGAAGCCGGAGTGAAGCTGCTAAGTGCGATGCGCAGCAAGCGGCGCTGA
- the rpsN gene encoding 30S ribosomal protein S14 produces the protein MAKKSKVVKELKRQVLVAKYADMRRELKAGGDYMALQKLPRDSSATRQKNRCTVSGRPRGYLGKFKVSRIIFRELALKGQIPGVTKSSW, from the coding sequence ATGGCCAAGAAATCCAAGGTAGTCAAGGAATTGAAACGGCAGGTGCTGGTAGCGAAATATGCAGATATGCGCAGAGAGCTGAAAGCGGGGGGCGATTATATGGCGCTGCAGAAGCTGCCGCGTGATTCCTCAGCTACCCGCCAAAAAAACAGATGCACCGTTTCCGGCAGACCGCGCGGGTATCTCGGTAAATTCAAAGTGTCCCGGATTATCTTCCGCGAGCTGGCGCTCAAAGGCCAGATTCCCGGTGTTACCAAATCAAGCTGGTAA